A window of the Tiliqua scincoides isolate rTilSci1 chromosome 5, rTilSci1.hap2, whole genome shotgun sequence genome harbors these coding sequences:
- the LOC136650956 gene encoding dipeptidyl peptidase 3-like, translating into MEDAKLAQDFLDSQNISAYNTRLFKTEMNGKALYEVRLASVLSDDANLDEDMTTKLKCFEFQGHTFTVTRGDYSSLLERVVANLQKAQEHAANPTQEEMLAHYITSFTHGSIKAHKEGSRCWIRDKGPIVESYIGCIESYRDPYGSRGEFEGFVAVVNKAMSAKFARLVAAAERLLKELPWPRAFEKDSFLKPDFTSLDVLTFAGSGIPAGINIPNCRGPDDDIRQTDGFKNVSLGNVLAVGYSTQKDKLTFLAEEDKDLYIKWKGPFFEVQVRLHELLGHGSGKLFVQDDLGNCNFDREAVINPETGELIRSWYRGGKTWDSKFSSVASSYEECRAECVGLYLCLNKEVLGIFDLEGEAAEDVIYINWLNMVRAGLLALEFYTPESGTWRQAHMQARFVILRVLLEAGGGLVSLQRTIGADGKPDAIISLDRSKIVAVGKPALERFLLKLQVLKSTADVAGGRASAVTDEEPQRFLSLRHTVLLRKEARKLFVQANTRLEGQDVVLVQYEGTAAGLVKSFCDRFPKDAEVLEQHLLEVVRADAHYWGS; encoded by the exons ATGGAAGATGCAAAGCTGGCCCAAGATTTCCTTGACTCTCAG AATATCAGCGCGTACAACACGAGACTTTTCAAGACTGAAATGAACGGCAAGGCGTTGTATGAGGTTCGTCTGGCATCTGTGCTTTCAGATG ACGCCAACCTCGATGAGGACATGACCACCAAGCTGAAGTGTTTTGAGTTCCAAGGCCACACGTTCACAGTGACGAGAGGCGATTACAGCTCACTTCTAGAGAGGGTGGTGGCGAACTTGCAGAAAGCCCAG GAACATGCTGCAAATCCCACACAGGAGGAGATGCTGGCCCACTACATCACCAGCTTCACACACGGCTCCATCAAGGCCCACAAGGAGGGCTCTCGGTGCTGGATTCGCGACAAGGGTCCTATCGTGGAGAG CTACATTGGCTGCATTGAAAGTTACCGCGATCCCTACGGCTCCCGAGGGGAATTTGAAG GCTTTGTGGCTGTCGTCAACAAGGCGATGAGTGCGAAGTTTGCTCGACTGGTGGCGGCCGCGGAGCGCCTTCTGAAGGAGCTGCCCTGGCCTCGGGCCTTTGAGAAGGACTCTTTCCTCAAGCCCGACTTCACTTCCCTGGATGTCTTGACCTTCGCCGGCAGTGGGATTCCTGCAGGCATCAATATCCCAAACTGCAGGGGCCCCG ATGATGACATCCGCCAGACAGATGGCTTCAAGAATGTCTCCTTGGGCAACGTGCTGGCTGTTGGTTATTCCACCCAGAAGGACAAGCTGACTTTCCTCGCAGAGGAggacaag GATCTGTACATCAAGTGGAAGGGGCCGTTCTTTGAGGTGCAAGTCAGACTCCACGAACTCTTGGGCCATGGCAGTGGAAAGCTTTTCGTCCAG GATGACCTGGGGAACTGCAACTTTGACCGGGAAGCCGTGATCAACCCAGAAACCGGGGAGCTG ATCCGAAGTTGGTACCGAGGTGGCAAGACGTGGGACAGCAAGTTCTCAAGTGTTGCATCCAGCTATGAGGAGTGTCGGGCAGAATGTGTGGGGCTGTACCTCTGCCTGAACAAGGAGGTGTTGGG GATCTTTGATCTGGAAGGAGAGGCGGCTGAAGATGTGATCTACATTAACTGGCTGAACATGGTGCGAGCTGGGCTGCTGGCGCTGGAATTCTACACTCCGGAATCTGGGACGTGGCGCCAG GCTCACATGCAGGCCCGCTTTGTCATCCTGAGGGTGCTGctggaggctggtggggggctgGTGTCGCTGCAACGCACTATTGGAGCAGACGGCAAACCCGATGCCATCATCTCACTGGACCGCAGCAAGATTGTTGCAGTGGGGAAGCCAGCTCTGGAGCGCTTCCTCCTCAAGCTGCAG GTACTGAAGTCAACGGCAGACGTGGCGGGAGGCCGCGCGTCGGCAGTGACGGATGAGGAACCCCAGCGCTTCCTGAGCCTGCGCCACACCGTGCTGCTGCGCAAGGAGGCGCGCAAGCTGTTTGTGCAAGCAAACACCCGCCTGGAAG gacAAGATGTAGTACTGGTGCAATATGAAGGCACTGCGGCTGGGCTGGTGAAATCTTTCTGTGACCGCTTCCCCAAAGACGCTGAAGTCCTAGAGCAGCACCTGCTGGAAGTGGTCCGTGCCGACGCCCACTACTGGGGAAGCTGA